Proteins from a genomic interval of Xanthomonas sp. AM6:
- a CDS encoding patatin-like phospholipase family protein, protein MTAFRSPRLLLSLSLFGLLAGCGGDPKPAPPAPVVAGPAPAAAAKPLRIGIALGGGAAKGFAHIGVIKMLQANGLEPVVVSGTSAGSVVGALYASGMDAFQMQQAAVALDETSIRDMRLFSGGLVQGQALQDYVNAQLKSRPIEKLGKPFAAVATRLEDGERTVFVRGNAGQAVRASSSIPGVFEPVTIGKFHYVDGGVVSPVPVDAARQLGADFVVAVDISSKASGKNPAGMLGIVNQSIAIMGQRLGQQELARADIVIRPKVNDIGAADFAQRNAAILEGEKAALAAMPQIKAKLAQLQQQRAAAAAAAAKAAQPAPPPCEPRSRLGRLIGRDDPCKKQD, encoded by the coding sequence ATGACCGCCTTCCGTTCCCCGCGCCTGCTCCTGTCCCTGTCCCTGTTCGGCCTGCTCGCGGGCTGCGGCGGCGACCCCAAGCCGGCACCGCCGGCGCCGGTGGTCGCGGGACCGGCACCGGCCGCCGCGGCGAAGCCGCTGCGCATCGGCATCGCCCTGGGCGGCGGCGCGGCCAAGGGCTTTGCCCATATCGGCGTGATCAAGATGCTGCAGGCCAATGGCCTGGAACCGGTGGTGGTGTCCGGCACCAGCGCCGGCAGCGTGGTCGGCGCGCTGTACGCCAGCGGCATGGACGCGTTCCAGATGCAACAGGCGGCGGTGGCGCTGGACGAGACCAGCATCCGCGACATGCGCCTGTTCTCCGGCGGCCTGGTGCAGGGCCAGGCGCTGCAGGACTACGTCAACGCCCAGCTCAAGAGCCGCCCGATCGAGAAGCTCGGCAAGCCCTTCGCCGCGGTGGCCACGCGCCTGGAGGACGGCGAGCGCACCGTGTTCGTGCGCGGCAACGCCGGCCAGGCGGTGCGCGCCTCCAGCAGCATCCCCGGCGTGTTCGAACCGGTCACCATCGGCAAGTTCCACTACGTCGACGGCGGCGTGGTCAGCCCGGTACCGGTGGACGCGGCGCGCCAGCTCGGCGCCGACTTCGTGGTCGCGGTGGACATCTCCAGCAAGGCCAGCGGCAAGAACCCGGCCGGCATGCTCGGCATCGTCAACCAGTCGATCGCGATCATGGGCCAGCGCCTGGGCCAGCAGGAACTGGCGCGCGCGGACATCGTGATCCGGCCCAAGGTCAATGACATCGGCGCCGCCGATTTCGCCCAGCGCAACGCCGCGATCCTGGAAGGCGAAAAGGCCGCGCTGGCGGCGATGCCGCAGATCAAGGCCAAGCTGGCGCAGCTGCAGCAACAGCGCGCGGCGGCCGCCGCGGCTGCGGCCAAGGCCGCGCAACCGGCACCGCCACCGTGCGAACCGCGCTCGCGCCTGGGCCGCCTGATCGGCCGCGACGATCCGTGCAAGAAGCAGGATTGA
- a CDS encoding TonB-dependent siderophore receptor: MTRSVPRHLLHLALLSVLSAAAPLRAAEADASQPTTLDKVEVSGSPTRAQPSTTTRLPLTLQETPQSVSVLGLQRLEEESLFSVNDVMRNVTGVNVSFYDTQRPLYFARGFQITDFQVDGLPTYSGSTNQEYDMVFYDRVEVIRGANGLLSGAGIPSATVNMLRKRPGKAFDASFAATAGSWEFRRTQADVTAPLSDDGRFRSRFVAAWQDRDYYYDHYREQKMSGMAVLEGDLTESTTVTVGYQRQDNEPVGSTWGTVPYFAADGSFADLPSSTNLAPKWAYWKRDTHTSFANLEQRFGEDWLLKVNLARTEGEVRNLRVYGSGYPDLRDGSGIYLRAAAGETADTRDGVDVYLSGTFPLFGRDHDLVVGGSWQDLQSTTSTLALRYPTDWSTCGRERCYYIPDVRDWDGDISEITYARTGASRVVRTTQRGVYASTRLRLAEPLSLIAGARLSSWETRTRSYDASGAYTGTSGRYEVSDEVTPYVALVYAITPDISAYASYTEIFNPQNYKDKDNNLLAPVEGSNMEAGIKAALSGGRALLSAALFEARQDNYAVRDMSQPEASLPDGSSAYIGIDGTKSRGWEVEFNGELRPGWTLNAGYTHAKVTRAPTDAIYANLPEDYLQLSTQWRLPGAWQRLSIGGGLSWQSAVRGYNIPRPVGDGSGATVPVTVVQDAYTLLHFNANYQLSAQWTATLAVRNALDKKYWANLDYQNYGEPRFVSFTLRWRY; this comes from the coding sequence ATGACCCGCTCCGTTCCGCGCCACCTGCTGCACCTCGCCCTGCTGTCCGTCCTGTCCGCCGCCGCGCCGCTGCGCGCCGCCGAGGCCGACGCCAGCCAGCCCACCACGCTGGACAAGGTGGAGGTCAGCGGCAGTCCCACGCGCGCGCAGCCGTCGACGACCACGCGCCTGCCGCTGACCCTGCAGGAGACGCCGCAATCGGTCAGCGTGCTCGGGCTGCAGCGGCTGGAGGAGGAATCGCTGTTCAGCGTCAACGACGTGATGCGCAACGTCACCGGCGTCAACGTCTCCTTCTACGACACGCAGCGCCCGCTGTATTTCGCGCGCGGTTTCCAGATCACCGATTTCCAGGTCGACGGCCTGCCGACCTACAGCGGTTCGACCAACCAGGAATACGACATGGTCTTCTACGACCGGGTCGAGGTGATCCGCGGCGCTAACGGCCTGCTCAGCGGCGCCGGCATTCCCTCGGCCACGGTCAACATGCTGCGCAAGCGCCCCGGCAAGGCGTTCGACGCCTCGTTCGCGGCCACGGCCGGCAGCTGGGAGTTCCGCCGCACCCAGGCCGACGTGACCGCGCCGCTCAGCGACGACGGCCGCTTCCGCAGCCGTTTCGTCGCCGCCTGGCAGGACCGCGACTACTACTACGACCACTACCGCGAGCAGAAGATGTCGGGCATGGCGGTGCTGGAAGGCGACCTGACCGAGTCCACCACGGTGACCGTCGGCTACCAGCGCCAGGACAACGAGCCGGTCGGCTCGACCTGGGGCACGGTGCCGTACTTCGCCGCCGACGGCTCCTTCGCCGACCTGCCCAGCTCGACCAACCTGGCGCCGAAATGGGCGTACTGGAAGCGCGACACGCACACCAGCTTCGCCAACCTGGAGCAGCGCTTCGGCGAGGACTGGCTGCTGAAGGTCAACCTTGCCCGCACCGAGGGCGAGGTGCGCAACCTGCGCGTGTACGGCAGCGGCTATCCGGACCTGCGCGACGGCAGCGGGATCTACCTGCGCGCGGCCGCCGGCGAGACCGCCGACACGCGCGACGGCGTGGACGTGTACCTGTCCGGCACCTTCCCGCTGTTCGGCCGCGACCACGACCTGGTCGTCGGCGGCAGCTGGCAGGACCTGCAGTCGACCACTTCCACCCTGGCGCTGCGCTATCCCACCGATTGGTCCACGTGCGGACGCGAGCGCTGCTACTACATCCCAGATGTCCGCGACTGGGACGGCGACATTTCCGAAATCACCTACGCGCGCACCGGCGCCTCGCGCGTGGTGCGCACCACCCAGCGCGGCGTGTATGCGTCCACGCGCTTGCGCCTGGCCGAGCCGCTGTCGCTGATCGCCGGCGCGCGCCTGAGCTCCTGGGAAACGCGCACGCGCAGCTACGACGCCAGCGGCGCCTACACCGGCACCAGCGGCCGCTACGAGGTCAGCGACGAAGTGACGCCCTACGTCGCCCTGGTCTACGCCATCACCCCGGACATCTCCGCCTACGCCAGCTATACCGAGATCTTCAATCCGCAGAACTACAAGGACAAGGACAACAACCTGCTGGCGCCGGTGGAAGGCTCCAACATGGAAGCCGGCATCAAGGCCGCGCTGTCCGGCGGCCGCGCGCTGCTCAGCGCCGCGCTGTTCGAGGCCCGCCAGGACAACTACGCGGTGCGCGACATGAGCCAGCCCGAAGCGTCGCTGCCCGACGGCAGCTCGGCCTACATCGGCATCGACGGCACCAAGAGCCGCGGCTGGGAAGTGGAGTTCAACGGCGAACTGCGCCCGGGCTGGACGCTCAACGCCGGCTACACCCACGCCAAGGTCACCCGCGCGCCGACCGACGCGATCTACGCCAACCTGCCGGAAGACTACCTGCAGCTGTCCACCCAGTGGCGCCTGCCGGGCGCCTGGCAGCGCTTGAGCATCGGCGGCGGGCTCAGCTGGCAGAGCGCTGTGCGCGGCTACAACATCCCGCGCCCGGTCGGCGACGGCAGTGGCGCCACCGTCCCGGTCACCGTGGTGCAGGACGCCTACACGCTGCTGCACTTCAATGCGAACTACCAACTCAGCGCGCAGTGGACCGCGACGCTGGCCGTGCGCAACGCGCTGGACAAGAAGTACTGGGCGAACCTGGACTACCAGAACTACGGGGAGCCGCGTTTCGTCAGCTTCACCTTGCGCTGGCGTTATTGA
- a CDS encoding Lrp/AsnC family transcriptional regulator, which yields MTDPALFDRTDLRLLALLQRQGRASNAELAAQVNLSPSACLRRVQRLEADGIVAGYAARLVPGAIGLGLQAFVRVQLEKHGQSGIAHFADSVQGWDEVVACHALTGDMDYLLHVYVRDLAHFSAFLLDKLLNAAGVADVNSSFVLRTVKDFAGLPLPRG from the coding sequence ATGACCGATCCGGCCCTGTTCGACCGCACCGACCTGCGCCTGCTGGCCCTGCTGCAGCGGCAGGGCCGGGCCAGCAATGCCGAGCTGGCCGCGCAGGTGAACCTGTCGCCGTCGGCCTGCCTGCGCCGGGTGCAGCGGCTGGAGGCCGACGGGATCGTGGCCGGCTACGCGGCGCGGCTGGTGCCCGGCGCGATCGGCCTGGGACTGCAGGCGTTCGTGCGCGTGCAGCTGGAAAAGCACGGGCAAAGCGGCATCGCCCATTTCGCCGACAGCGTGCAGGGCTGGGACGAGGTGGTCGCCTGCCATGCGCTGACCGGCGACATGGACTACCTGCTGCACGTCTACGTGCGCGACCTGGCGCATTTCTCCGCGTTCCTGCTGGACAAGCTGCTCAACGCCGCCGGCGTGGCCGACGTCAATTCCAGCTTCGTGCTGCGCACGGTCAAGGACTTCGCCGGCCTGCCGCTGCCGCGCGGCTGA